One Streptomyces sp. ITFR-21 genomic window carries:
- a CDS encoding transcriptional regulator has product MRSSMGRVRPAVNTSTGEYVQLELLGADEDKEPYDWSGGGRHVNASKVNGAALWAKDSGYTKNDKLVYGHYLFNAPVGDQPLRQSFREIAAELELRANAVGKSVGNLHRGGYLVLAETVGRVVFYKLNARAAFDGSSLRQRRAAEKVPRPVVPCPPEMNEEAAS; this is encoded by the coding sequence CACCGGCGAGTACGTCCAGCTGGAGCTGCTCGGAGCCGATGAGGACAAGGAGCCGTACGACTGGAGCGGTGGCGGCCGGCACGTGAACGCAAGCAAGGTCAACGGCGCCGCGCTGTGGGCGAAGGACAGCGGGTATACGAAGAATGACAAGCTGGTCTACGGCCACTACCTGTTCAACGCGCCCGTGGGTGACCAGCCGCTGCGGCAGAGTTTCCGCGAGATCGCCGCTGAGCTGGAGTTGCGTGCGAATGCTGTGGGCAAGTCGGTGGGTAATCTTCACCGCGGGGGTTACCTGGTGCTGGCGGAGACCGTTGGCCGGGTGGTCTTCTACAAGCTCAACGCCCGGGCCGCCTTCGACGGGTCCTCCCTGCGGCAGCGCAGGGCTGCCGAGAAGGTTCCGCGCCCTGTGGTTCCGTGCCCGCCTGAGATGAATGAGGAGGCCGCGTCATGA